In Risungbinella massiliensis, the genomic stretch CTGCTTTAGGACTAGGAATTATCCTTGGATTTGCTTTGCAATTTAGTTATGGTGCAAAATCGGAAATAATTAAATCAACCATTGATTGGTTTAATATTGTAGGAAAAGGCTATGTCAGCCTGTTGCAAATGTTGGTAATACCACTTGTCTTTATCTCCATTCTTTCTGCTTTTACTAAATCAAAACTATCTAAGAATACAGGGAAAGTCAGCGCCCTGATTATCGCTGTGTTATTAATTACCACCGCTATTTCAGCAGCTGTTGGGATTGGGGCTGCATTGGGCTTTGATCTGAAAGCAATTGACATTAGTACAACAGATGTAGAACTGGATAGAGGAAAAGAAATCCAAGAAACATTTGGTGAAATAGAGGATCAAACATTCCCACAAAAAATGTTAGAGTTACTTCCAGCTAATCCATTCTTAGACTTTACAGGGGCTCGTTCCACTTCCACTATTGCAGTCGTAATCTTTGCAGCTATTTTAGGAACTGCTTTTCTAGGAGTACAAAAGAAAAACAAAGAGCATGCTGATCTATTTGCAAAAGCGGTAGATGTACTCTACTCTATCGTCATGCGCATGGTCACGATTATCCTACGGCTTACTCCATATGGTGTATTAGCGATCATGATCAAAGCGGTCGCCACAACTGATTTGGATTCTGTCGTAAAATTAGGGAAGTTCGTCGTCGCATCCTACATTGCATTGATTGTGATGTTTATCATTCATCTGTTAATCTTGATGATCGCTGGACTAAATCCTATTACTTATATTAAAAAAATCATGCCTGTCCTTACCTTTGCCTTCACATCTCGTTCTAGTGCTGGAACCTTGCCTCTCAACGTGGATACACAAACGAAACGTTTGGGAGTTCCTGAAGGGATCGCCAACTTGGCAGGTTCACTAGGACTGTCTATCGGACAAAACGGTTGTGCTGGGATATATCCTGCTATGCTAGCCATCATGATCGCACCAACCGTTGGGATTGATCCATTAAGCCCTTCCTTCATTCTGTCTCTTATCGCAATTGTAGCGATCAGTTCATTTGGTGTCGCAGGAGTTGGGGGTGGAGCAACCTTTGCCGCGATCTTAGTCTTGTCCGCTCTAGACCTTCCTGTTGCGTTAGCTGGGTTGCTCATCTCTGTCGAACCGTTAATTGACATGGGACGTACCGCACTAAACGTAAGTGGAAGCATGGTATCAGGTGTTATTACGAGCCGTGTAACCAAAGAACTCGATGCGGATGCTTACAACGCTGAGTCTCAAGAAGTTATAGCAGAACAATCTGCAACCGTATAATTGGTTAATGAAAACAAACCCGTTATCTTGTATATGATAACGGGTTTGTTTATTAGGATGAAAAGAACATCGGCCGATTTTGAAGCTATCTCTCTAATAAATGGAAAAATGACTTGAGAACCACATGGGAATGCCACGTTTATATTTTCCTGATCGGTAATTGCCAATTTGAATACACTTCAAGGGTTTACTTATTTTGTCCGCGGCCTACGCTTTTCAAGCATGATGGAGTCGCAAGTGTTCATCTTCCTGTATAACCAATGATTTGGGTTTTCAATATATGCATCCGTAAGTCATTTTGGTGTTTATTGAACAGATCCTACCAAATTTGGCTTCGCTACCTCTCCCCCGTATGGGTTCGCCGACGGCGCCGACCGTGGACTCAGTCCCGGGACACAATTTCCAAAGCAATGGGGGCTGCCGAGTCGAGTTCGATAGCGAACCCTTTGCCCCTATCTTCATCCTCCTCGTCTGTCTCCTCCGATTGATTAACGTGGAGCACGACGAGCGTCGTATGCGGGCGGGGAAGCCAACCGATGTCCGCCAGAGGGTCGTGGTGGATGACGTCGACGACATGTACGAGCGTCTCTGGGATGCCAACGAGACAGGTGTCTCCAGGTACCAGATGTTGGGGCTCAGGATCAGTGTGGAACAGCCCCAACAACCACTCGTACGAATTCGGGTCGGTTGGGAACACCACCTGTCCGTTCCATCCGTACTTTGAGTCGGGATCGATCTCGCCCCATGGCCAGTCGATGGTCACATAGAAGCTCGAGACCTCTGCAACCAGTGCGGTGGTCGGTGGGCAAGTCACTCGCAGTACGTCCCCCACCCGATAGTCTTGTTGGGGGATCCCTTCACTAACTGCCTTTCTCTCCAAAGGCGCTCCTCCACATAGTTATTCTAATTTCAAAAAAACCTCCCTGAAAAGTCCGCAATGGCCAAAGAACGAATATCACTTTTTTGAAAGACTTTACAGCAAAAGCATTACCTTTTTTTCATAAGGCTTATCGTAGTAGCGCCCTGTCGTTAGTTGTTCAATGTAGGGGCGAATCAGATCGGCCTGAGTAGAGTGAAAGGATTCTTCACCGTATCGTTGGATCCATTTCTGCTGCAGCTCCACAATACGGATATCCTGTTTCAGTGCGATCTTGAAAAAAGGAGTAATGACCAGTTTCTTTATAAAGTTTGGAACAATTCCCCGTTTGACGGTAACGATGGCATAGATATCTTGAACCGATTCGGAAGTGAGGCGGGTGACCGCTGTGATCATCATGGATAAACCCTTTTTAGAGCGATATTCAATTTGGGCGATACCCGGCATAAAAAATCTCCCGTAACTCGTCTGGCGATCGCGTTCAAGCAGTTGGGAAATCAAGCCTGCCTGCTTTGATTCTCCGCTGTATTCAATCTCAACGCTGTCGCGGTAAGCGGTAAGTTTGGCGTTAACTTTCTGCCGGTTCTTGTCTGTGCGTATAAGTCCAGCATGGATATAGTGTGTATGCGTCGCATCCAGGAAATTTTCTACTGTGTTAAGTAGATTCCCTTTTACAGAGGTGCGCCAGATAAATGAATACAGGGAGGGATCATTTAGAAAGGACAAATCAAAAGGCTGATTGGTTTCGGAATCAGGAAGATCTTCGTCTATCACTTCTGTCGTGGCGTCGATATCTTCGGACAGTCTGACCCAAATAAAACCATCTTGTTGTCTGACCGGCACAGCCGTCGTGCTTGTATGTGTTCCATGTGTATATTCACAAAGACCCGGTACGCGTTGGCATACTCCTTCGCTGTCAAACTCCCAGCCATGGTAAGGGCAGACTAGCATATCCTCTTTCACCCAACCTGCAGATAAAGGAACATTCCGGTGCGGACAACGATCCACTAACGCATGAACTCCCTGCTCCGTTCGAAACAGAACAATCGGTTTATCGAGCACTGTAACTCCTAAAGGCTTACGTCCCAGCTCGCTATCTTGGCAGGCCACGAGCCAATGGTTTCTCATCACTTTTTTCATATGTACGTAATGGTGCTTCATAGTTGATACTTCCTCATGATTGGAGCTCCCAATTTATTTAGTAGTGAACTTAAAAATGTCCAGACCATCTTTCTGGAAGCTGGCAAATGTCTAGCATAGACAGCACTGTATTCAATCGCGGGCTTTCCGCCACGGAGTCGTTTAAAGTTGGCGGCCCCCGAGCTTAAATGAAGCAACTGGCCTCGCTCTGCTGCTTCCTGCAAAACGATTGACATTAGCATCCGGTACAGACCCATCTGCTGCGGAAGTGTTGTTTCGTAACCGACAAGCGGCACTGTTATCACATCTCCTCTGATAAAACAGCCAACAATGCCTTGTAGGATACCGTCCCCATCTCGAAGCCCTCTCATCTGGAGCAACTTTTGTTTGTGTGCGTTTTCGATATATGCCGTCGTAAACTGCGGATTTATAGGGGAGTATTTATCAATATAGAGAAGGTCGTAAAGCTCTTTGATCCTCAGATAATCATCTGGATGAATCTCATCGTGTCCGACGATAGTAAACGGGGCTTTTTCCAACAACTTGCGATCCCACACATTATTTTGTTTTCGCAAATAAGCGGGTGCTCTACCATCGAAAAAATATACTTGCCTGCTTGGGACCATCATATAATCCAAACGGAGCAAATTATGGATCATCTCCGCATTCGTCACATTATTTAATGAACGAAAAATTAGGGCATAATCCGAAAATTCTTCTGTTAAGCAGTTTGTTATATGTTCAAGTTCTTCTCTTTCAATCGGTTCATATAAATTGGTAGATAGAAGCCAGTTGTTAAGGTGAACATTTTGATCAATTTTTGCCTTTTTTAGCAATGGTGAAATTGAGCCAATTACAGCGCCCAGTCCTTTTTGCAGAAAACGGCTTCGTAACAAATACAATTCCTCAAGAGCATAGCGGATATAGGTTGAATATGGTGAACACACATATGAATTATCATACTCCGAAACATTAATGGTGATTGGTAGGAGGTGTTTGCCTGCTCGCAACAGTTGAACATCAGTCTGCACATTGCGGACATACACCTCAGCCCCTTCCCTAATAAGCGGCAAAGTATATGCTGTTTCCATCCTCCACCGATCCTCATGATGCAATGTTTGCAAATCGGGATGGTCATTTCCGATTCTTTCCATCTTCATTTTTATATCTTCTCTCCGTCCCACTCAATATTCGATGTAGCTGCATCCTTGAGGCTAACCCGTTTTGAAAAGCTGTCATACACCGTTTCAAGCAGGCTCAGGAAATGATAGATTATCACACGTGAATCGCGTCGGTCGTACAGCACATCATCCGCGTTTGCAAAATCCCTCGCCCAACGGCGTAATCCATTTACACCATGATACAAAGGACGGAGTAGCATCACATAGCCAATCATTTTCGGTTTCGGAGCCGTATGGTGGCGAATCATTGCTTCCTCCCCCGGCAAAAATGGAGAAACAAGCTCTTTTTGTGACAGAAAATGAAGCCCGCTTGTGGTACGGGGGTTGCACTCCAACACATACAGGGTTCCATCTGGCGATTTCATGAAGTCAAATGCCAAATGACCGGTAAATTGGAGCTTTTTCGCAATTTCTGAGGAAAATTGCTCCATTTCCAGATCCTTGACAGGCTGAAAATAGTAACCAGATGCCTTGCCCATTCGATATGCCGGCCGATAGCATGCATGAGCTTTTATGTTGCCATCCACAGCCAGATGATAACTGCAGTATTCCTCGCCCTGTATGTATTTCTGGGCGATCCAAGGATTGCTCGGATTGGGCTGAATCTGCCGAAGTTGGGAAAGGTCAGGTCCAAACAAGTTGTGAGCGGCAAAACGGCCGTATACTGGCTTAAATACATATTGTGCTGTAGAACCTTCAAACTGCTTCAGATCTTCTGCTGATTGCAAAAGAAACGTGGCAGGAGCTTGTACCCGGCATTCACTAGCAAGGCGCGAAAACTCCCATTTATTATGAAGGCAGTTCAGCTTTTCGAAGGAATCGCAAAAAACCTCACAATAGGTACTGAGCTTGTTCAGGCTACGCCCGATAAAGAAAATTTCTTCGCTGCTAGGCATTAACAGATCAATACGGTACTGTTGAATGATCTGAATCAATCCGTCGATGAACCCGTCGTAATTTTCTTTTGGGGATGGCAGAAGAAATGATCGAGTTACCGTGTTGGACCCCCTACAGACAGGATATCTCACACAATCTGCTACATAAACATCCCATCCTGATCGTCTAAATAGACGCGCCATCTCTAAAGCAGTATAGGATCGGGAGCCTGTAATCAGCATCCTCATCAATCATCACTCCACCTCACTAGATTATTCAACGCATCCACACAATTTTATAATAGTCATATATATTAACATTTTTCTCACTCAAGGTATTATTACAGATATACGGATATAGATTGTGGTTTGTTCAGTATTGCGGCCTGCTATAAATATATTAGCATCCTTATTGAATTCGAAGAAAGGAATTTTATGATGTACCAATAAGTTGTTTTTTTAAATATATGCAACTAGTTTCTAGTAAAAAGACTATCTACTTAATAGTAGATAGCCTTAAAATCGATTATGCTGTTTTAGCAATCTTTTTACTTAACCAGTCTTTTCCTTCCACCAAACGAGTAATCAACATACTTGTCACCGTGTTACCAGTGGAGTTGAGCATGGTCGCTGGTGGATCGATAATCGTAGAGATCGCAGCAATAATTGGTAGCGCCTCTGGTGGGAAACCATACAGCGATAGGATCAATAGCTCTCCGATCAATCCACCACTTGGAATTGCCCCCATGACCGTACCAACCAAAATCCCTACTCCTAAAGCAGTTAACCAATCTGTTGGTTGATTAAAATCCATTCCGAATACTCCAAATAAGAAAGCGATCTTTAGCACTCCACCCATTACCGATCCATCTTTGTGGATATTAGCTCCAAGTGGAACAGATGTTTCGCTAATATCGTTTGGAACGCCCATCTTGCGGGTTGCTTCTAAGTTAACGGGAATCGAAGCAGCACTACTACAAGTAGCCAATGAGGTAATGGTAGGAGAAAGAGAATTTTTCCAGAACGTGCGCACTCCCAATCCTTTTCCTGCCATAAATGCATAAAGCGTAAAGAAGACAAAGAAATAGATCAAAGAGAGTGGATAATAGATGAGCACTGCACGGAAGTAGTTCCCTAGTAAAGTAGGGCCAAACTCGCCCACCAATGCAGCAAAAAAGGCTCCTAATCCAATAGGAGCATAGTACATAACGAGAGTGACAATCTTCATCATCACTTCCGAACCGGAGGAGAGGAACTTAGCAAATGGCTTTCCCTTTTCTCCTGCCAAAGAGACCGCGACTCCTAGTAAAATGGAGAATAAGATCAACTGTAGCATATGATCTTTTGAGAATAGTGATCCGAAGTTAGAGACCGTAACGGTTTGTACTAATTGGTCAGCTAATGTAGTTTCTTCTACAGATTCTGGTTTCTCTAGCGGAATGTTTACTCCTTGTGCTGGTGGATATAGAACAACTGCTGCCAGCATCACTAAGCCAGATAAAACTCCAGTTAGAAGAAATGCTCCCATCATCCGAGACATAATCCGCCCCAGACGTTTTAAGCCACTCATTTGCGCAATAGAGGATGAAATGGTAAAGAAGACAAGTGGAATCACAACCGTAAACATCAAATTAAGAAAAATATCGCCGAATGGTTTTAAAACAGTAGCTTCTTCCCCTAGCCATATTCCTAGTAAGGCACCTATTACAATAGAAGATAGTAAAATCAATGAGAACCTATACGCTTTCAAACCTGCACCCCCTAATATCATAAAACTCAACTCATTTTACAATAATATGTATATATTTTAAAACAAAATAAACTAGTATTTGTTATTTCTTTTATAAGAGTGATTTTGTCTTAACTAGACATTCCAACTTTCATTTCCATCCATATATGTTTATATGTTTCTTGTTATCTTCCGAAAACTTGGACATTCCACTCGAAACAGGTACAATGAGAACATTATGCTTTTGTTAAGATAAAGGAGTCGAACATATGAAACGCGTTCGCAAGCTATTCCTGGCCAATATTCCGTTTTTTGTTTTCTTTGTCTCGCTTATCATTTTGAATCACTATGTTCCGTTTTTCGGGGATGATTTTCGTTATGCTACATACTATGGACTAGATTCAAACTTTAATGGTAGACCTCTCACTTTTGAGAACGTCTGGGAAAGCCAACTATATGACTATTTTCATTTTAATGGGCGTTTTTTTGTTAACTATGCAACAGTTTGGGTCCTTACTGCAGGTATCGAAGTGTGGAGAGTACTGAATCCATTTCTTCTCACGTGCCTTGCTTACGCCATCTTTTACACAGTCTATGTTCGATTTCCTAAAAAAGAGGATCTTTCTGTAACTTCTATTCTAGTATCTCTATTCTTTCTCTGTAACATCTATATCACGAGACAAACAATTCAATACGCAGTCGGATCGTTTAATTACGTATATCCGATGCTCTTTCTCTTTCTACTTATTTGTTTCTATCGAAGAAGAGATCTCAATCAACCTATGCATTTGTGGGCCATTCCACTTTGGGTACTAGTTGGATTCCTAGCTGGCTGGTCTCAAGAACAAATTGGTGCCTTAGCCATAGGATTTACAGGAGTTTGGTGGATTCGCCATCTCTGGCTCAAGCGCCCCTTTTCCTGGGCAACTTTGATCGTCGCTATCTTTTCCCTTCTTGGCGCTGCGGGACTCTTTTTCTCTCCAGGATCTGAACGACGCGCCTCTGCCAATGCTGACTTTTATCAGCTACCTATTTGGCAAAAAATCGCTACTTCCCTACCGGATGTGATACGCTTCTTTTTGTTTCAGCAGACAGTCTATCTCTTGCTATTTGGTATTTTGGCGGGTATCTTTTTCTATCAACAATCGAAACGACGCCTAGCGATTTTTCTTTGGATCGCAATTACTCCTACTTTTTTCTTTTTAGAAATGATGTCCGAAACGTCTCTTTATCAAGCCGTTTTACATCACCCAAGTTGGATGATCTCATACGGTTCTTTTTTATTTCTTTTGTTTTTCATTGTCGGCATCCTAATCGCTCGTACACACCAAAACTACATACCACTTGCTCTAACAATTGGTTTTCTCGCAGCAGACTTGATGATGACCCTAACTGCTGGAGCTACTGGAGGGAGAGTTGCTTTTCCTGCTATCCCCCTCGCAATAGCACTTCTCCTCTATCTATTCAAACACCTACGTCCTAATATAATACGCACTGGGTGGATGATATTATTTATCGGATATGCCGTCTTTCAATATGGACGATTAGTCGGAAATTATGAACTGAATGCCCATATTCATCGGGAACGCCAACAGATTCTCGAGGTCCATCGTGGCATGCAACAAGGAGTGATCCAAGTTCCTGCACTTCCCAATGCCTATTTTGCTGCCTATGAACTCGATGAACACTATTGGTTGATTCGAGCAGTACGCGATCATTACCAACTAGGACCGGGTGTTCATATCCAACTCGTGGATGGGAAGAGATAACACTTGGGTTTGTTGACAATGCGTTATATCATGGTTTAAGAGTGAGATATAAGAAGAGTTTAAGAAAGGGATATACGATGACTGCAAACTATCAAGTACTTCTTTACTACCAATACACTCATATAGAAGATCCAAAGAAACTGGTAGTAGAACAAAAAGAACTATGTCAAAAGCTCAACTTAAAAGGACGAATTTTAATCGCTGAAGAAGGGTTAAACGGAACCGTTTCTGGAACCATGGAGGAAACTACACGGTATATGGAAGAAATGCATCAACATCCTTTATTCGAAAATATGCCGTTTAAAATAGATTTACACGATGGACACGCCTTTAAAAAACTAACCGTTAAACAGCGTCCAGAGATCGTAGCTTGGCATATGAATGATCAGAAGGTCGACCCTAATCAGTTAACAGGTGTCCATCTCTCTCCAAGCCAGTGGTACCAAGCAATGACCGAAGAGGATGTTATCGTGATTGACGGTCGTAATGATTTTGAATATGATCTTGGACATTTTCGCGGGGCGATCCGACCAGATGTATCTACTACTCGAGAGTTTCCAGAGTGGATTCGTCAACATAAAGAAGACTGGAAAGACAAAAAAATCCTCACCTATTGTACAGGTGGAATTCGATGTGAAAAATTGAGTGGAGTCCTTCTTCAAGAAGGATTGGAAAAGGTATATCAGTTAGATGGTGGTATCGTAACCTACGGCAAAGACCCAAACGTGCAAGGGGCCTTATTCGATGGTCAATGTTACGTGTTCGATGATCGGATCTCCGTGCCAATCAATCAGAAAGAACATGTTATAGTTGGCAAATGTCATCATTGTGGATCACCAGCAGAAAAATACCTCAACTGCCGATATGATCCTTGCGATCGTCGTCATCTGGTCTGCCCTGATTGCGAATCAATCCACGGGGGGTATTGTTCCAACTCCTGCCGTAGTCAAGATACAACCACATCAAACTAGATATGATTTCGCCTCGAAGTGCTAAATGCTTCAAGGCTTCTTCTTTGTTTGGAAAATAAAATTAGGTGGCATTGGTTAGAATGACACAGATTAGGTTTAGAGGAGTATAGCATCATGACCAAGTGGTATCGACCCCAACTTACCCCGACCCAGTATCTTTTATCTGGCTTTTTTCTTATTATTTGGATTGGGGCTATCTTGCTTAACCATCCGATCAGCTCATCGGATGGTAACAGCATTGGCATCTTAAATGCCTTATTTACCTCCACTTCAGCAGTTTGCCTCACTGGTCTCGCTGTAGTGGATACTGGATCCACATTTAGCTTAATTGGTCAGATCTTCCTCCTCATTTTGGTGCAAATAGGTGGATTGGGTTTTATGACATTTGCTGCTCTATTTGCTGTCCTTTTAAAGAAAAAGATCGGACTTCGTAGTAGGTTACTCATCCAACAATCAACACAATCAATCTCGTCGCAAGGAATGGTACGTTTAGTCAAAAGGATTCTTTTTGTTGCGGTTTGTCTAGAGGGTCTGGGTACTATACTTCTTACTGCTTGGTGGCTCCCAGAGTATGGACTAGCTAAAGCATTCTATCATGCGCTGTTTCATTCCATCTCTGCATTTAACAACGCAGGCTTTTCCCTTTGGAGCGACAGCATGATGGGCCATGTAGGAGATCCTGTAGTGAATCTCATTATTATGTCTCTCTTCTTCATTGGAGGTATGGGATTCCTTGTCATCTTAGATATCTGGCACAAACGAAAATGGCGACCTCTCACGCTCCAAAGTAAAATTATTTTATCAGGGTCCCTGGTATTAACCATATTGGGAGTAATCGTGGTCACAGGCCTTGAATATACGAATCCTAAAACACTAGGAAGTATGGACACATCGCATAAACTATGGGGTGGTTTTTTCCAGGGGATTACTCCCCGATCCGCAGGATTTAACTCAATAGCAATTCATGATATGAAGCCTTCTACTCAGTTTTTTCTTATTATCTTGATGTTTATTGGGGCCGGTTCCGGATCTACAGGAGGTGGGATCAAGATCAATACAGCTGCTGTCCTGCTCGTCGCTGTTTGGTCACTTATTCGAGGAAATGAAGACGTACAACTATTCAAGAGAAGAATCGGACTTCCTAATATTTTCCAAGCTTTAGCGGTGGTCGTCATCGCAGCAAGTTTGGTTCTTCTCATAACCTTTGCACTCTCCATAACAGAAAAACCAGAAACAGACTTTCTTACCATCCTATTTGAGGCTACATCAGCTGTCAGTACCGTCGGGCTTAGTATGGGATTAACAACGGAGCTCTCCCCTGCTGGTAAAGTATTGCTGATTCTTGCTATGTATATTGGTAAGCTAGGGACCTTAACTGCTGCTTATGCCCTTGCGAAAAAACAACTATCTAGTAGGTTCCGCTACCCTCAAGAAAAGGTATTGATCGGATAAATTCTTTTATTATTCTTAGCCAAGTATACTTTATGTGTATTTGGCTTTCATTTTTTATCGTACGATGGAGATAAATAGGATAGGTCGAGAAGTTTATCTGGTACAAGTAAGGATTAAATCTTCTTTGAGTTTTTTGATAGGTTTTATTGTTTGTATCTCAAACTAGTTTAAATATTATTTTCAAATTCATATATTATCTGATTCTATAACTATGTTTTTTATTTCCCTTTTCTATTCTCATAACATTTATTGCATCTTCTTAACCTTGTAATCTGTAGGAAGAACTTAAAAAATAAAATAGTATACCTTACTCTCCCCTGTTTGAAACCATTCTTGTATGGGAAACAGTAATTGGTAATAATAATAAACCCATATACAGAAAAAGGAGACCAAAATGGATACATTTCAGTACTATAACCCAACTAAATTAATCTTTGGGAGAAATACACTAGCTTCTTTAGAACAAGAAGTACCTGTTTACGGAAAGAAAGTGCTGTTGGTATACGGTGGTGGTAGTATCAAACGGAACGGGATCTATGACCGTACCGTTCAACTACTAGAAGGAAAAGGAATTCAACTGTTTGAGCTATCTGGAATTGAACCAAACCCTCGTCTCATTACTGTACATAAAGGCATTGAGATCTGCAAAACGGAAGGAATCGATTTTATCCTTGCAGTTGGTGGTGGTAGCGTTATTGATGCTACCAAAGCGATTGCAGCAGGTGCTAAATTTGATGGAGAAATCTGGGATGTCATCACTAAAAAAGAGACGATTTCAGATGCCTTACCTTTTGGAACGGTCCTCACCCTTGCTGCGACTGGTTCCGAGATGAACTCAGGTTCAGTTATTACCAACTGGGAAACCAACGAAAAAATTGGTTGGGGATCACCTCACGTCTTCCCGAAATTCAGCATTCTAGATCCTGTTCATACCTTCTCTGTTCCACGTGATCAAACAGTCTATGGAATCGTTGACATCATGTCTCATGTGTTGGAACAATACTTTAGCGTCTCACCAAACACTCCATTAAACGAGCGTTTTGCAGAGTCGATCCTCACTACCGTAATGGAAGCAGCACCACGTCTTGTAGAGAATCTCGAAGATTATCAACTTCGTGAGACCATCCTCTATTCAGGTACAATGGCCTTAAACGGAACTCTCTCGATGGGAATGATAGGAGATTGGGGTACACACAAAATTGAACATGCTGTCTCTGCTGTATACGATATTCCTCATGGTGGTGGACTTGCAATCATCTTTCCAAACTGGATTCGCTACAATCTCCCAGCAACTGCTCCTAAGATGAAGCAGTTAGCCATCCGGGTATTTGGTGTGGATCCAACTGATAAATCTGATAAAGAAATCGCAGAAGAAGGTATTGAGCGTCTACGTGAGTTTTGGTCCAGCATCGGAGCACCTGCTCATCTATCTGAATATCAAATAGATGATAGCAAAGTGGACCTGATGGCAAGTAGAGGAGTTATCAATGGGAAAGTCGGTAACGTATTTCATTTAAATGAATCTCAAGTGGCAGATATCTTACGTATGAGCTTATAACTTAAAAGCAGAGAGACTATCAGTCTCCCTGCTTTTTTCATTTTCTGTCACTTTCCTATGCTAATTTCACTATTACAATATGATTATAATAAGAACAAAGGTGGGATGATCATGATACAAATCCGAAAAGCCGTCCCGACAGACATCGACGGAATC encodes the following:
- a CDS encoding DUF6056 family protein codes for the protein MKRVRKLFLANIPFFVFFVSLIILNHYVPFFGDDFRYATYYGLDSNFNGRPLTFENVWESQLYDYFHFNGRFFVNYATVWVLTAGIEVWRVLNPFLLTCLAYAIFYTVYVRFPKKEDLSVTSILVSLFFLCNIYITRQTIQYAVGSFNYVYPMLFLFLLICFYRRRDLNQPMHLWAIPLWVLVGFLAGWSQEQIGALAIGFTGVWWIRHLWLKRPFSWATLIVAIFSLLGAAGLFFSPGSERRASANADFYQLPIWQKIATSLPDVIRFFLFQQTVYLLLFGILAGIFFYQQSKRRLAIFLWIAITPTFFFLEMMSETSLYQAVLHHPSWMISYGSFLFLLFFIVGILIARTHQNYIPLALTIGFLAADLMMTLTAGATGGRVAFPAIPLAIALLLYLFKHLRPNIIRTGWMILFIGYAVFQYGRLVGNYELNAHIHRERQQILEVHRGMQQGVIQVPALPNAYFAAYELDEHYWLIRAVRDHYQLGPGVHIQLVDGKR
- a CDS encoding aromatic ring-hydroxylating oxygenase subunit alpha yields the protein MKHHYVHMKKVMRNHWLVACQDSELGRKPLGVTVLDKPIVLFRTEQGVHALVDRCPHRNVPLSAGWVKEDMLVCPYHGWEFDSEGVCQRVPGLCEYTHGTHTSTTAVPVRQQDGFIWVRLSEDIDATTEVIDEDLPDSETNQPFDLSFLNDPSLYSFIWRTSVKGNLLNTVENFLDATHTHYIHAGLIRTDKNRQKVNAKLTAYRDSVEIEYSGESKQAGLISQLLERDRQTSYGRFFMPGIAQIEYRSKKGLSMMITAVTRLTSESVQDIYAIVTVKRGIVPNFIKKLVITPFFKIALKQDIRIVELQQKWIQRYGEESFHSTQADLIRPYIEQLTTGRYYDKPYEKKVMLLL
- a CDS encoding dicarboxylate/amino acid:cation symporter; its protein translation is MKAYRFSLILLSSIVIGALLGIWLGEEATVLKPFGDIFLNLMFTVVIPLVFFTISSSIAQMSGLKRLGRIMSRMMGAFLLTGVLSGLVMLAAVVLYPPAQGVNIPLEKPESVEETTLADQLVQTVTVSNFGSLFSKDHMLQLILFSILLGVAVSLAGEKGKPFAKFLSSGSEVMMKIVTLVMYYAPIGLGAFFAALVGEFGPTLLGNYFRAVLIYYPLSLIYFFVFFTLYAFMAGKGLGVRTFWKNSLSPTITSLATCSSAASIPVNLEATRKMGVPNDISETSVPLGANIHKDGSVMGGVLKIAFLFGVFGMDFNQPTDWLTALGVGILVGTVMGAIPSGGLIGELLILSLYGFPPEALPIIAAISTIIDPPATMLNSTGNTVTSMLITRLVEGKDWLSKKIAKTA
- a CDS encoding L-cystine transporter, whose protein sequence is MNVFYLIVNIVVFLFVLLGLFYMQKKHISFSKRVFTALGLGIILGFALQFSYGAKSEIIKSTIDWFNIVGKGYVSLLQMLVIPLVFISILSAFTKSKLSKNTGKVSALIIAVLLITTAISAAVGIGAALGFDLKAIDISTTDVELDRGKEIQETFGEIEDQTFPQKMLELLPANPFLDFTGARSTSTIAVVIFAAILGTAFLGVQKKNKEHADLFAKAVDVLYSIVMRMVTIILRLTPYGVLAIMIKAVATTDLDSVVKLGKFVVASYIALIVMFIIHLLILMIAGLNPITYIKKIMPVLTFAFTSRSSAGTLPLNVDTQTKRLGVPEGIANLAGSLGLSIGQNGCAGIYPAMLAIMIAPTVGIDPLSPSFILSLIAIVAISSFGVAGVGGGATFAAILVLSALDLPVALAGLLISVEPLIDMGRTALNVSGSMVSGVITSRVTKELDADAYNAESQEVIAEQSATV
- a CDS encoding GNAT family N-acetyltransferase, with translation MKMERIGNDHPDLQTLHHEDRWRMETAYTLPLIREGAEVYVRNVQTDVQLLRAGKHLLPITINVSEYDNSYVCSPYSTYIRYALEELYLLRSRFLQKGLGAVIGSISPLLKKAKIDQNVHLNNWLLSTNLYEPIEREELEHITNCLTEEFSDYALIFRSLNNVTNAEMIHNLLRLDYMMVPSRQVYFFDGRAPAYLRKQNNVWDRKLLEKAPFTIVGHDEIHPDDYLRIKELYDLLYIDKYSPINPQFTTAYIENAHKQKLLQMRGLRDGDGILQGIVGCFIRGDVITVPLVGYETTLPQQMGLYRMLMSIVLQEAAERGQLLHLSSGAANFKRLRGGKPAIEYSAVYARHLPASRKMVWTFLSSLLNKLGAPIMRKYQL
- a CDS encoding ATP-grasp domain-containing protein codes for the protein MIQIIQQYRIDLLMPSSEEIFFIGRSLNKLSTYCEVFCDSFEKLNCLHNKWEFSRLASECRVQAPATFLLQSAEDLKQFEGSTAQYVFKPVYGRFAAHNLFGPDLSQLRQIQPNPSNPWIAQKYIQGEEYCSYHLAVDGNIKAHACYRPAYRMGKASGYYFQPVKDLEMEQFSSEIAKKLQFTGHLAFDFMKSPDGTLYVLECNPRTTSGLHFLSQKELVSPFLPGEEAMIRHHTAPKPKMIGYVMLLRPLYHGVNGLRRWARDFANADDVLYDRRDSRVIIYHFLSLLETVYDSFSKRVSLKDAATSNIEWDGEKI